The genomic window AGCACCCGCACGGCCTCGGCTCCCATTCCGGCCACGAAGCTGCCGGGGCCGTGTTCCTTCACGGCCTCCCGGTACTTGTCGTCGGTGAGGAGCGTGCCCTGGGGCATCCCGGTGTTCTTGGGATCGAGAACGATATAGGAGTCGAAATAAAGAACCTTCTCGATGTTCTTCAACGTGAGATCGAGAACGTTCCCCAGCTTCGAGGGCAGGCTCTTCAAAAACCAGATATGGGAGACCGGCGAGGCCAGTTCTATGTGCCCCATGCGCTCGCGCCGGACCTTGGACTGGATTACCTCGACGCCGCATTTTTCGCAGATTACGCCACGGTGCTTCATGCGCTTGTACTTGCCGCAGTTGCACTCGTAATCCTTGGTGGGGCCGAAAATCTTGGCGCAGAAAAGGCCCTCGCGTTCCGGCTTGAAGGTGCGGTAATTTATGGTTTCAGGCTTCTTTATTTCTCCGTGTGACCACTGCCGGATTCGTTCCGGCGACGCGAGGCTTATGGAAACCGCGTAAAACTTGCGCGGATCCGTGGGCTTGGTGAAAAAATCGTAGATGCTTTCCACTTTAAAGCTCCTCGCTTTCGGAGGTTGGGGCCTGTCACAGAATAAACATGTAACACATTGGTTGACGATCCGCCCGGCAAACAAGGCGGCTGGCCTGGAAAAAGCTGCAACCGGATGTGATGGTTATTTCGTGACGCCCTTACTTCTTTTTCTGCGAACCGGCTTCTTCCAGGCTCATCTCAAGCCCCAGGCTCTGGAGCTCTTTTATGAGCACGTTGAAGGATTCCGGCATTCCCGGCTCCAAGACGTTCTGGCCCTTCACTATCTTCTCGTACATCCTGGTGCGCCCCACCATGTCGTCGCTCTTGACGGTGAGGAATTCCTGCAGGGCGTATGCCGCGCCGTAGGCCTCCATTGCCCAGACTTCCATTTCACCCAGCCGCTGGCCGCCGAACTGGGCCTTGCCGCCAAGGGGCTGCTGGGTGACCAGCGAGTAAGGCCCGATGGAGCGCGCGTGAATCTTGTCATCAACAAGGTGATGAAGTTTCAGCATATACATGGCGCCGACGGTTATGGGACCCTTGAACTCCTCGCCCGTGCGCCCGTCACGCAGCTTGGCCTGGCCGCTGACCCACACCCCGGCCTCTTCCAGAAGCTTCTTGATCTCGTCTTCCTTGGCCCCGTCAAAGACCGGAGTGGCCATGTGCACGCCGTTCCTGTAACGGCCCGCGAACTCCACCAGCCCGCCCTCGGAAAGTTTCTCCACCTCTCCGGCGGCCTCGGAAAAGACCCTCTTGAGTTTTTCCTTCAACTCGTCCAGGCGCTTTTCCCTGAGCATCTCGTCAATCTGGTTACCGAGGCTCTTGGCCGCGCGGCCCAGGTGAATCTCCAGAATCTGGCCCACGTTCATACGGGAGGGAACGCCCAGGGGGTTCAAGACCATGTCCACCGGGGTGCCGTCCTCGAAGTACGGAAGGTCCTCGGTGGGAAGGATGCAGGAAACCACGCCCTTGTTGCCGTGGCGGCCCGCCATCTTGTCGCCAACCGAAAGCCTGCGCTTCATGGCCACGTAAATTTTGACCATCTTTATTACGCCGGGGGGCAGGTCGTCGCCCTTCTGGTACCGGTTGACGTGTTCATCGAAGGTATTGTGGACCAGCTCCCGCCTATCGCGGTAGCGGTCCAGGACGTCCTGCACCTTCTCGCTGACCGCCTCGTCCTTCACCACGAGCCCCTCCAGAAGGGCCAATGGGACCTCTGCGATCATCTCGTCGGTGATCTTTGCGTCCTTATTTATATAGGTGACCTTGTTCTTCTTGACCGAGGTGACCGGGATCGCGCCCTTCAGCATCCGGGTGAGCTGGCGTCTTACGGTGTCCTCGATTATGCGCAGCTCGTCGTCGCGGTCCTTTTCGAGGGCCAGGATTTCCTCGTCCTCGATGGTCCTGGTGCGGTCGTCCTTTTCGACGCCGCGCCTTGCAAAGACCTTGGCGTCAACCACCACGCCCTCGACTCCGGGCGGAACCCGAAGCGAGGTGTCCTTCACGTCCCCGGCCTTTTCGCCGAAGATGGCCCGAAGGAGCTTTTCTTCCGGGGAAAGCTGGGTCTCGCCCTTTGGGGTGATTTTGCCCACCAGGATGTCGCCGGGCCTCACTTCCGCCCCAAGGCGCACGATGCCTGAATCATCCAGATTTTTTAAGGCCTCCTCGCCCACGTTGGGAATATCGCGGGTGATTTCCTCCTTGCCCAGCTTGGTGTCGCGGCTCACCAGCTCGAACTCCTCTATGTGAACCGAGGTGAACACGCCGTCGCGCACCATGCGTTCGGAAACAAGGATGGAATCCTCGAAGTTGTACCCGCCCCAGGGCATGAAAGCCACTGTGACGTTCTTTCCAAGGGCCAGTTCGCCCTTTTCCGTGGCCGGGCCGTCGGCGATTATGTCGCCCACCTTCACATGCTGGCCAAGCCTTACGATGGGCCTGTGGTTGAAGCAGGTGTTCTGGTTCGAGCGGGTGAACTTGGAGAGGGTGTAAATGGTCACCCTCTTGTCCAGGTTCTTTTCGGCCATCTCGTCGTCGTGCTGCAGGACGATGCGCGAAGCATCAACCGAGACCACGTGGCCGCTTCTCTTGGCCACTATGGTTACGCCCGAATCCCTGGCCACCACATGCTCCAGGCCCGTGCCGATGAGGGGGGCCTCGGTGGTGAGAAGGGGCACGGCCTGGCGCTGCATGTTGCTGCCCATGAGCGCGCGGTTGGCGTCATCGTTTTCCAGGAAGGGAATCATGGACGACGACACCGAAACCAGCTGGCTGGGGGAGATGTCCATGAGCGCCACGTCCTCCCGGCGCACCATGTTGTATTCGCCTTCCTTGCGGGCGGAAACCACGGGGCTCGCTATTGCTCCATCCGGCTTCAAGGGGATGTTGGCCTGGGCTATGGGCAGGTCCTTTTCCTCAAGCGCCGACAGGTAACGGATTTCCTGGAGGGCTTTTCCGTCCTTCACCACCCGGTAGGGGGTCTCAATGAACCCGAAATGGTTCACCCTGGCATAGGTGGAAAGAGAGACGATGAGGCCGATGTTGGGGCCTTCAGGGGTCTCGATGGGACAGATGCGCCCGTAATGGGACGGATGAACGTCGCGCACCTCAAAGCCCGCTCGCTCGCGGGTGAGGCCGCCGGGGCCCAGGGCCGAAAGCCGCCTCTTGTGGGTGACCTCCGAGAGGGGGTTGGTCTGGTCCATGAACTGCGACAACTGGCTCGTGCCGAAGAACTCCTTAACCACAGCCGAAACCGGCTTGGGGTTGATGAGGTCGTTGGGCATCAAGGCGTCGATCTCCTGGAGGCTCATGCGCTCCTTGATGGCGCGCTCCATGCGCACGAGGCCTATTCGGTACTGGTTTTCCAGAAGCTCGCCCACGGCCCGCACCCGGCGGTTTCCCAGGTGATCGATGTCGTCCACCTTGCCCTGGGTGTCCTTTAAAAACACGAGGGTCTTGGCGGTGATGAGTATGTCCTCACGGCGGAGCGTGGTCACTTCCACCGGGGTGTTCAGGCCCAGCCTGAAATTGAGTTTAAGGCGGCCCACCTGGGAAAGGTCGTAGTGGCTGGCCTTGAAGAAAAGCTGGTCGATGAAATCCTGGGCCACTTCCACTGTGGAGGGGTTGGAGGGGCGAAGCCGCCGGTATATCTCCACCAGGGCTTCCTCGCGGGATTCCACCTTGTCCAGAATCAGGGTCTTGCGTATGGTTTCGCCCGCCGAGCCGGCACCCGAAGCCAGGATGGCGAATTCCTTCACATCGCTGTCCCGCAACGCGGCGATGACGTCTTCGGTGACCACCTCGTTGGCATTATAGAGAACCGCTCCGGATTCGGGATGCTTGACCACCCTGGCCAGAACCTTCTCCATGATGTCCTCTTCGGAGACCTGAATCCTGTCTATGGACAGGGCCTTCATCTGGGCAATGGCCTTCTGGGAGAACACGCGGCCCTTCTTCACGATGGGCTCGTCGGTTTCCGGGTGCTTCACCGTGTAGCTGGCCTTCTGGGCCTTCAAGGTTTCCGGGTCGAAAACCTTCCACAGGGCCTTTTTTCCCAGAACCACGGTCTCGGTCTTGTAGAAGTAGCTCAGGATGTCTTCCGTGGTGTAGCCGAAGGCCTTGAAAAGAAGAGTCGCCGCGAATTTCCTGC from Deltaproteobacteria bacterium includes these protein-coding regions:
- the rpoB gene encoding DNA-directed RNA polymerase subunit beta, producing MSSTTLLGKRIRKSFGKISRIVDIPNLIEMQRISYQRYLQMDTPPEQREMIGLQAVFHSVFPIRDFSGTASLEFVSYRFGEIKYTVDDCVHRGMTYEVPVRITVRLVVFDVDKEQKTQNIRDIKEQEIYFGTIPLMTDKGTFVINGTERVVVSQLHRSSGVFFDHDKGKSHAAGRIIYTARIIPVRGSWIDMEVDPKDILYIRIDRRRKFAATLLFKAFGYTTEDILSYFYKTETVVLGKKALWKVFDPETLKAQKASYTVKHPETDEPIVKKGRVFSQKAIAQMKALSIDRIQVSEEDIMEKVLARVVKHPESGAVLYNANEVVTEDVIAALRDSDVKEFAILASGAGSAGETIRKTLILDKVESREEALVEIYRRLRPSNPSTVEVAQDFIDQLFFKASHYDLSQVGRLKLNFRLGLNTPVEVTTLRREDILITAKTLVFLKDTQGKVDDIDHLGNRRVRAVGELLENQYRIGLVRMERAIKERMSLQEIDALMPNDLINPKPVSAVVKEFFGTSQLSQFMDQTNPLSEVTHKRRLSALGPGGLTRERAGFEVRDVHPSHYGRICPIETPEGPNIGLIVSLSTYARVNHFGFIETPYRVVKDGKALQEIRYLSALEEKDLPIAQANIPLKPDGAIASPVVSARKEGEYNMVRREDVALMDISPSQLVSVSSSMIPFLENDDANRALMGSNMQRQAVPLLTTEAPLIGTGLEHVVARDSGVTIVAKRSGHVVSVDASRIVLQHDDEMAEKNLDKRVTIYTLSKFTRSNQNTCFNHRPIVRLGQHVKVGDIIADGPATEKGELALGKNVTVAFMPWGGYNFEDSILVSERMVRDGVFTSVHIEEFELVSRDTKLGKEEITRDIPNVGEEALKNLDDSGIVRLGAEVRPGDILVGKITPKGETQLSPEEKLLRAIFGEKAGDVKDTSLRVPPGVEGVVVDAKVFARRGVEKDDRTRTIEDEEILALEKDRDDELRIIEDTVRRQLTRMLKGAIPVTSVKKNKVTYINKDAKITDEMIAEVPLALLEGLVVKDEAVSEKVQDVLDRYRDRRELVHNTFDEHVNRYQKGDDLPPGVIKMVKIYVAMKRRLSVGDKMAGRHGNKGVVSCILPTEDLPYFEDGTPVDMVLNPLGVPSRMNVGQILEIHLGRAAKSLGNQIDEMLREKRLDELKEKLKRVFSEAAGEVEKLSEGGLVEFAGRYRNGVHMATPVFDGAKEDEIKKLLEEAGVWVSGQAKLRDGRTGEEFKGPITVGAMYMLKLHHLVDDKIHARSIGPYSLVTQQPLGGKAQFGGQRLGEMEVWAMEAYGAAYALQEFLTVKSDDMVGRTRMYEKIVKGQNVLEPGMPESFNVLIKELQSLGLEMSLEEAGSQKKK